Genomic DNA from Anaerolineae bacterium:
AAAACCAATTGCCATTTCTATTTGATGCAGGGGGGTGCACATGAAGGATAACCATTCTTCTCCATTTACCGTTAGTGTTAGGGAAATTTCATTAACGACCGGTATTTCTTGTTCATTAAACTCTTTTCCCTGTACCTGTAAGATAGAAAGGGAGTGAAAAGGAGGCACCTTTGCTGTCATCATCTTTAATGTAAGATAAGGAGGAGCGGCGTTTACCAGACGAAGTAGCGTAGTTAATTTAAGAAATCAGATTATATTTATCATTTTATCACGATTTCAGGCATGATGGCATCGGTTAAGTCTGCCCCCTCTAATTTTGCGTTTGTTAAATCAGCCCCACGAAGATTTGCAGCAGTCAGGTCAGCTCCTCTTAGATCCGCTTCCCGCAGGGAGGCGTTTGATAGATCGGCTTCAAAAAAGTTAGCCTTTTGAAGGTTTGCCTGATTCAGGTTTGCACCTGAACAATTCGATTTACTCAAATCTGCGCGAGTTAATATAGCAGCATTCATATTTGCTTTTTGGAGGTTGGATTTTGATAAATTTGCCCGCGAGATATTAGCTTCTATCAGTAGAGCTTCTTCCAGTTCGCATTTGGTTAAATTTGCGCGGGTCAGGTTTGCTCGCGTTAGATTGGCGCCATTGAGGATCGCCAGTGTCAGATTAGCTTCGAACAGATTGGCAAGGGTGAGATTCGCTTTCGTAAGGTTGCAGCCGATCAAGATGGCATAATTCAAGTCAGCTTTCGAGAGATTAGCCAGACTTAGATTACTATTCGTTAGATCTACAGAGATCAAAGTCAGGTCGGAAAAATCGACTTTAACCAACCATAGTGGTCGGGGACGGTTGAGCAAATCAAGGACCTGATAGTGTGTGAGTGTACTCATTGGATAGCCTCCTATGGATAGGGATGTAATTTCTTTGCTATAAACCTTGCAAATTCTTTGATTTTAATGTAAATTATTTTATATACAATATAATATGCACTTAGATTTCAGTTTTGGCTTTTTTCGTGTGTAAAGGAGTAAATTATGAAATCCAAACCTGTTCTGATCGCTATCATTGTTCTGATGGTAAGTATACTGTCTTTTTCCTGGACAGGAGGGGCAAATCCAGCGACAGCTCTGGCTTACTCGGGGTACCCCTACTTTTATATAACCAGTGTCTCGCCCGATACCTCTGTGACTATTCGTGCATACAATTTCCCCGCCAATGACACCTTCAAGGTGATGATGAATAAAATTGGCACAAAGGGTGTGAATGGAATAGTGGTTGATACCATTTCATCTGGTTCAGGAGGCTCATTTACAGCAACATTTTCAATTCCAAATGCTTTAAAAGGTCAGCGACAAATTGCCATTCGCTTGCAGAGCACAACAGGGTCTGGCTATTATGCTTATAACTGGTTCTATAACACAACGACGAAATACGGAACCGGTGGACCGTACCCTTCGACCTATAAAGGATATCCTACAATTGCTGTAACGAAAGTGGTCAAAGACAAATACATCCTTTTGCAAATGTTAAATCTACCCAAAAATGACCAGTTCAAAGTTTTGATGGGGAAATATGGGACAAAGGGAGTAAATGGTACCCAGGTTGCGACATTCTCGACCGGGAGTGGAGGAACGCAGAGCATCAAGGTCAAAATCCCTAAAAATCTCAAAGGGGTATCTGCAATTGCTGTTCGCATCCAATCCACTTCAGGTAGTGGTTATTTCGCTTATAACTGGTTCTACAATCGCTAGAAAATATTAACCAAAAAACATTCCAACCGTAAAAAGGTTGGAATGTTTTTATTTCATAAACTGAGTTCAGTACGAGACGTTTATTTCAATTGTGACTAGAATTCGCTGACCGGCGGACGAATCCGATTGATCATATGCACAATATCTTTTAACTCGCCGTCCGGAAGCATAAAGTAGTCTTCAAAGATACAAACGGTTTCAAAGCCTAAGCGCTCGAGGGCTTTGATGTCGCTGGTCAGGTCGCGCACGATTTGTACTTCAAGCATGTAAAGGCTACGACGCTTGGCAATCTCGGTGATTGCCTGGACCAGTTTATTACCTAAGCCCCGGCCGCGAAAATCCTTTGCCAGAAAAATACGCAATTCTCCTCGATGCCTGGCAGTACCTGTATTGAAGTGGAGCGTTGCATCTCCGACGATCCGATCGTTTACAACGGCCACCATAGGGAAGATTCGATCATAATCTAATTGATCAATAAATGAAGAAACGACCTCCGGATCGTTAACGTTATGGCGCATGTATCGGCGATCTTCATAGGATACATTTAGAAAGAGATCAAGAAGCGCTTGTTTATCTTCTTTTACCAACGGTCGGATTAAGACTCGTGCGCCATCTTTGAGGGTGAAGACCATGCGATACAATAAATCTTCTTTTGTGACCATTGATCCACTCCTTAACAGGTAACGTGCGCAAACATTTCAAGAGATTGAGAAGTTTATCAAGCCCAAGCTGCTGCTAATTGAATTCGGGTGTTATTTAATCGATCCAAGGCAGCTTTGACGATTTGCTTAAGTAGCACCTTTGCTAAGGTCGCGTCTTGCTCAACCAGTTGGCGAAGTTGCACGGCGTCCAATTTTATAGCTTTGCAATCCGTTTGAGCTTTGACAGAAGAGGTGTGCTGATAGGGCTCGATCAAAGCAGAAATCCCGAAGGGTTCGCCGCTCGTAATTTCACCAACGACAAAATGGCGGATGGTGTTGGTTTTATCGTCCTGAATTGTAAAGAAGATATCGGCGGTTCCTTCTGTAAGCAGATACAGAGCATCGGTTTCTGCACATTCTTCGACAAGTATTTGACCGGCCGGAAATTCGACTTCTTCACCGATCATTGCCAGCGAGGCAAGTTGTTCATCGGTTAGATAAGCGAAGAATGGAAAACGACGTAATAATTCCGGAGAGATCATCTTTTTTCCTCCAATTGTGAAAGATATTCCCACACAGCCTGACAAGCTTGCGGAATAGCTTGTTCGACCGGTAGGGAGAGTTGTTCGGAAAATTCATAAACCTTTTCGGCTTCTATTGCTATGATCCAAATTATATTGGGCAATTGTGCTCCCATCAGTTTACCAGCCTCGAGGGCGTTTTGTAAACTTGTGTCATGAGGGGAGGTGGTGTGGCCGGCGGAATAATTTGGAAGTTCTTCGATATTCAATCGATAAACACTGCCGATTGGCTGGTTCCCAGTCTGGATGGCGTCTATGAGAATTACGGCGTCTGTATCCATCATTTGTTCCATTAAGGACAAGCCACCCAGACTGAACTTTTGAATGTCAATCCAGAGATGCGGGTACAGATGTTGTTTTGCCTCGATCTCCTTTTCAATTTGCTCAGCTACCCTCCAACCAACACCATCATCTCCCAGAATTGGATTCCCAAGCCCAATGATGCGCGTGCGAAGCCGTTTTTCCATCGTTGCATAGAGGTGGAGGATAGAAGGCTATCCTCCACCAGTTAAAACCTTATAGGTTCTGTTTTAATTCGCGAATGGGTTCTCCGTTGGCGTCGCGGATAATCACCTCAAGGGGCATTTTACCCGGCAACGTGTGGGTGGCGCAGCCAAAGCAGGGATCATACGCCCGAAATGCCATTTCAACCATGTTGAGCAGGGCTTCATTTACATTTCCACCTTTGATCAAATTGCGTGCGGCTTTATTGGTGGACATTTGGATGGCGGCGTAGTTGTTTGTCGTCCCGACAATCAGGTTGACCCGGGTTGCAATTCCACGCTCATCTGTCCAATAGTGATGGGTTAGTGTGCCACGCGGTGCTTCGACGATACCAACTCCTTCGGTTGGTTTTTCGGTTGGGATGGTGCGGAAATTGTCGCTGGTGATCTCTGGATCCGTGGCTAACTCTACCCACCGTTCCGCTGCGTAAAGTAATTCGATCAGACGTGCCCAGTGGGTTGCCAGTCGTTGATGTACCGGCTTACCGCCGAGTGTCTTGTAGAACTTCTCGTACTCTTCTTGAGCGCGAGGTGTTGCCATCCCGTCCGCGGCGTTGAGCCGTGAGAGCGGCGTTGCAATATAAACCCCTGAATCTTTGCCATCAACGAAGCCCTTCCAGCCCACTTTCTTGAGGTAGGGGAACTTCAGGTACGTCCATGGCTCGACATGTTCAGCAATCCATTCGGTGTATTCGTTGGGAGCATATTTTCCGATCCTGTTGCCTTCGGGATCAACAACGCTTACCTTCCCATCGTAGAAGTTGACTTTGTTGTTCTCATCGACCAGACCGATGTAGTAGGTTCGGTGTGTGTAGATGTCTCCCAAAATCAAATCGAGATAGGTGGAATTCTTCAAGACAATATCCTCGAAGAGTTTTAAGGAGAAGAGGGCAAAATCTACAGCCCAACGACCCATCTCTTCGATTTGTTGGCGTTGTTCTTCGTTAATTCCTTTGGTCAAACCACCTGGAATCGAGGTGCAGGGATGAACTTTTCGACCGCCGATCATTTCGACGACTGTATGTCCATATTTGCGTGCTTGAATGACCTTTCCACCAATCTCTAAACCAACTTTGTGAATGACACCCAGGATGTTCCTTTCTGCTACGGGAGCGTCGGGCCCCATAACAAAGTCTGGTCCAGCTAGTGCGTAAAAGTGGGTCGTATGATCGGTGACATAGAAAGCACTATAAAGCAATTCGCGCAGCATTTTCGCCGTTCGGGGAGGGTCCACATGATAAACCGCATCGACTGCTTTTGCGCCTGCCATGTGGTGTGCTTCCGGGCAGACGCCGCAGATGCGGTTTGTCAGGATCGGGATTTCTTCCACCTGCCTGCCAACGCAAAACCGTTCAAAGCCGCGCAGCTCTGGGATTTGGAAGTACGAGTTGGCGACATTGCCTTGTTCATCAAGGAAAATTTCGATTTTGCCATGTCCTTCCAGGCGGGTAATTGGATCGATTGTTATTCGTTGCATGTGTACCTCCTTATTTTGCCCAGGCAGCTTTACTGGCTCGGAGTAGGGAGCCACCCAAATTGAAACGATAAAACATACCAGCCGGGTCTGGGATGCCATCAATGATGCGCTCAATTTCTTCGGGGTCGTTGCTATCAATAACTGAGGCGACAGCTGTCAGCAATCTTGCGCCGTAATCTATTACTCCTTCCGCTGGCCCGTAGCAGCCGATGCAAGGCGAACCAGCTTTGGGGCATAAAGCGCCACAACCATTGCGGGTTGCCGGTCCGCTGCAAATCACCCCTTGCTCCAGGATGCAGATATCGGGATCAAGCATTACGTCCTGAATGCGTTTGAACTCGCGAATTTTCTTGACATCCCGCTTGCGTGGACAATCATCGCAGACTGTAGATCCACCTGCCCCAATGACTGTGCCTTTTGGAGGCAGGGCAGCCTTTCCTTGCAGGACATCGATGACGAGATCAATCACCGCTGCAATCTGGTGGGATTCAGGTGGGCAACCCGGCATGTAATAATCAACATCCACAACCTGGTCTAGTGTGCGTACAATTGGATATAGTTTGGGGATGTAAATTTCACCTTCAGGAGCTTTATAGACGGGTTGGGGATGGATATTCTGCGGATTGTCGGTTGAGATCGTTGAGTAATATGTCTCAACAACCTCTTCAATGGGTGTTAGGTTTGCTAAAGCTGGCATACAACCTTCGGTTGCACAGGAACCAAAAGCGACCAGGATTTGAGATTTCTTGCGCAGCAATTTGGCAATATGTTCGTTCTCATCGTTGCGAATGGCTCCATTGAACAAAGTCAGCAGGATCGAGCCATCTTCCATCGCTTCGACATCTTTGTATTTTGTGTCCATGGCAACCGGCCAGAAGACCACTTCAAAGTTCGCATCCACATCCAGGATCTTTTCATGAATATTCAGTACAGCGATTTCGCAGCCGCCACATGAGGCT
This window encodes:
- a CDS encoding CoB--CoM-reducing hydrogenase (Cys) gamma subunit, with product MTSNGKPKFAMYWAASCGGCEIAVLNIHEKILDVDANFEVVFWPVAMDTKYKDVEAMEDGSILLTLFNGAIRNDENEHIAKLLRKKSQILVAFGSCATEGCMPALANLTPIEEVVETYYSTISTDNPQNIHPQPVYKAPEGEIYIPKLYPIVRTLDQVVDVDYYMPGCPPESHQIAAVIDLVIDVLQGKAALPPKGTVIGAGGSTVCDDCPRKRDVKKIREFKRIQDVMLDPDICILEQGVICSGPATRNGCGALCPKAGSPCIGCYGPAEGVIDYGARLLTAVASVIDSNDPEEIERIIDGIPDPAGMFYRFNLGGSLLRASKAAWAK
- a CDS encoding Nickel-dependent hydrogenase, large subunit, translating into MQRITIDPITRLEGHGKIEIFLDEQGNVANSYFQIPELRGFERFCVGRQVEEIPILTNRICGVCPEAHHMAGAKAVDAVYHVDPPRTAKMLRELLYSAFYVTDHTTHFYALAGPDFVMGPDAPVAERNILGVIHKVGLEIGGKVIQARKYGHTVVEMIGGRKVHPCTSIPGGLTKGINEEQRQQIEEMGRWAVDFALFSLKLFEDIVLKNSTYLDLILGDIYTHRTYYIGLVDENNKVNFYDGKVSVVDPEGNRIGKYAPNEYTEWIAEHVEPWTYLKFPYLKKVGWKGFVDGKDSGVYIATPLSRLNAADGMATPRAQEEYEKFYKTLGGKPVHQRLATHWARLIELLYAAERWVELATDPEITSDNFRTIPTEKPTEGVGIVEAPRGTLTHHYWTDERGIATRVNLIVGTTNNYAAIQMSTNKAARNLIKGGNVNEALLNMVEMAFRAYDPCFGCATHTLPGKMPLEVIIRDANGEPIRELKQNL
- a CDS encoding Pentapeptide repeat family protein, coding for MSTLTHYQVLDLLNRPRPLWLVKVDFSDLTLISVDLTNSNLSLANLSKADLNYAILIGCNLTKANLTLANLFEANLTLAILNGANLTRANLTRANLTKCELEEALLIEANISRANLSKSNLQKANMNAAILTRADLSKSNCSGANLNQANLQKANFFEADLSNASLREADLRGADLTAANLRGADLTNAKLEGADLTDAIMPEIVIK
- a CDS encoding Hydrogenase maturation protease, whose translation is MEKRLRTRIIGLGNPILGDDGVGWRVAEQIEKEIEAKQHLYPHLWIDIQKFSLGGLSLMEQMMDTDAVILIDAIQTGNQPIGSVYRLNIEELPNYSAGHTTSPHDTSLQNALEAGKLMGAQLPNIIWIIAIEAEKVYEFSEQLSLPVEQAIPQACQAVWEYLSQLEEKR
- a CDS encoding Acetyl-CoA synthetase: MVTKEDLLYRMVFTLKDGARVLIRPLVKEDKQALLDLFLNVSYEDRRYMRHNVNDPEVVSSFIDQLDYDRIFPMVAVVNDRIVGDATLHFNTGTARHRGELRIFLAKDFRGRGLGNKLVQAITEIAKRRSLYMLEVQIVRDLTSDIKALERLGFETVCIFEDYFMLPDGELKDIVHMINRIRPPVSEF